One genomic region from Euzebya tangerina encodes:
- a CDS encoding TadE/TadG family type IV pilus assembly protein, with amino-acid sequence MPASSSGHDEGAQAIEFALVMPLVAVAAAVIIGLGQLVMLQLGLHQTSVAGARLAAVSDDATVLAQLDLPAHTVVQITPPSGERAVGDMVVVRIERTLDLPGGSRTVGAAAAFRTEVVP; translated from the coding sequence GTGCCCGCGAGTTCTAGCGGGCACGACGAGGGCGCCCAAGCCATCGAGTTCGCGCTGGTGATGCCACTCGTCGCCGTGGCGGCGGCCGTGATCATCGGCCTCGGCCAGCTGGTCATGCTGCAACTCGGCTTGCACCAGACCTCGGTGGCGGGTGCCCGCCTCGCCGCGGTGTCCGACGATGCCACCGTGCTGGCCCAGCTGGACCTGCCAGCGCACACCGTGGTCCAGATCACCCCGCCGTCCGGCGAGCGGGCCGTCGGCGACATGGTCGTGGTACGGATCGAGCGGACACTCGACCTGCCCGGCGGCTCCCGGACCGTCGGGGCCGCAGCGGCCTTCCGCACCGAGGTGGTCCCGTGA
- a CDS encoding YibE/F family protein produces the protein MSKASRRGLLRNVVIGVVVATVVGLAAIYPYGGVPEPDQQGFAAGTEVRFNAEILEVRELPEQSDFVLPGSREVSVDVELENGGVLTIDAVDEGGLFEAGRTVQVAQVSAEGTDPQFAIVDFPRGMPLTWLAAVFAAAVIALGRWQGLRALVGLGVSGLLIIVVAIPALLAGQSPTVVALVIAVAVMLATLPLSHGWSVTTQAAMVGTSIALLATVGLALVAVEATSLTGLSSEDVQLLRFAVGTEIDIRGLLLAGIIIGTLGVLDDVTVSQASTVAALRRANPEITDRAVFGEALRVGRDHIAATVNTLFLAYAGAALPLLILFTVGDGAIGETITSELVAQEIVRTIVGSLGLIMAVPLTTAVAAATIDPESAEVAAHSHGQERPEPSSGTAAEGSDTDAASPSASARGGPSASVVSAARPTDPTQPTPAPGEVQREEPVDEQEWTNSLRQAYGLPDTSSDGNIRSDP, from the coding sequence ATGAGCAAGGCCTCCCGTCGCGGTCTGCTGCGAAACGTCGTCATCGGCGTCGTGGTGGCGACCGTCGTGGGCCTGGCAGCCATCTACCCCTACGGCGGGGTGCCCGAGCCGGATCAACAGGGCTTCGCCGCGGGGACTGAAGTCCGGTTCAACGCCGAGATCCTCGAGGTGCGAGAGCTGCCCGAGCAGTCGGACTTCGTCCTGCCGGGGTCCCGCGAGGTCTCCGTCGATGTGGAGCTGGAGAACGGCGGTGTCCTCACGATCGACGCTGTTGATGAGGGAGGGCTCTTCGAGGCCGGCCGGACCGTACAGGTCGCGCAGGTGTCGGCGGAGGGGACGGACCCGCAGTTCGCCATCGTGGACTTCCCGCGAGGAATGCCCCTGACGTGGCTGGCGGCGGTCTTCGCGGCGGCCGTGATCGCACTCGGGCGCTGGCAGGGGCTGCGGGCACTGGTCGGCCTGGGCGTCTCAGGCCTGTTGATCATCGTCGTGGCGATCCCTGCCCTGCTGGCTGGGCAGAGCCCGACGGTCGTCGCGCTGGTGATCGCGGTCGCGGTGATGCTGGCGACCCTGCCGCTCAGCCACGGGTGGTCGGTGACGACCCAGGCGGCGATGGTCGGGACCAGCATCGCGCTGCTGGCCACCGTGGGTCTGGCGCTGGTTGCCGTGGAGGCCACCAGCCTGACCGGCCTGTCGAGTGAGGACGTCCAGCTGCTCCGGTTCGCGGTGGGGACCGAGATCGACATCCGTGGCCTGCTGTTGGCCGGCATCATCATCGGGACGCTCGGGGTGTTGGACGACGTGACGGTGAGTCAGGCCTCGACGGTCGCCGCCCTTCGACGGGCGAACCCGGAGATCACGGACCGAGCCGTGTTCGGCGAGGCGCTCCGGGTCGGGCGTGACCACATCGCGGCGACGGTCAACACCTTGTTCTTGGCCTACGCGGGGGCGGCCCTGCCCCTGCTGATCCTCTTCACCGTTGGGGACGGCGCCATCGGGGAGACCATTACCAGCGAACTCGTGGCCCAGGAGATCGTCCGGACGATCGTCGGGTCGCTGGGCCTGATCATGGCCGTCCCCCTGACGACGGCCGTGGCGGCGGCGACGATCGACCCGGAGTCGGCGGAAGTGGCAGCCCACAGCCACGGCCAGGAACGTCCCGAGCCGTCCAGCGGGACAGCGGCTGAGGGCTCGGACACGGACGCCGCCTCACCGTCAGCGAGTGCTAGGGGCGGCCCCTCGGCGTCTGTGGTGTCGGCCGCCCGGCCGACGGACCCGACACAACCGACGCCAGCCCCGGGGGAGGTGCAGCGGGAGGAGCCGGTCGACGAGCAGGAGTGGACCAACTCGCTCCGCCAGGCCTACGGCTTACCGGACACCTCCAGCGACGGCAACATCCGGTCGGATCCCTGA
- a CDS encoding CpaF family protein, with amino-acid sequence MTDTAATDPALVTRIRSRLSIARTGSAPGPQTPAGTRAAVAAALAEEGVTDPAVLPTLVRDIADQVAGLGPLERLLRTPGVSDVMVNAPNDVWIERDGRLERIDLGLASRADLLDAVRRVIATRGGRLDRAHPFVDTQLADGSRLHAVIEPIVPAGPVVTIRRFDRRQLGWADLEHSGAVPGPAAAILRQLVAERRGLVVCGRTGVGKTTLLQLLLGQVSHSERVVLIEDAPELQPATAHLVRLQTRPASAEGAGEIDAGTLVRQALRMRPDRIVVGEVRGREIADVLQALVTGHEGCMTTVHASSAEEALVRLEGLALLAGLPLAAARAQIAAAVDAVVALGRDQEGRRGVTQIAAIRSDGDRPTATPLWERQ; translated from the coding sequence GTGACCGACACGGCAGCCACCGACCCCGCCCTGGTCACCCGGATCCGCAGTCGGCTGTCGATAGCCCGCACGGGCTCAGCGCCTGGTCCGCAGACACCGGCGGGGACGCGAGCTGCGGTCGCGGCCGCGCTGGCGGAGGAGGGGGTGACCGATCCAGCGGTGCTGCCCACGTTGGTCCGCGACATCGCCGACCAGGTCGCGGGTCTGGGACCACTCGAGCGGCTGCTGCGGACGCCGGGCGTCTCCGACGTCATGGTCAACGCCCCGAATGATGTGTGGATCGAGCGGGACGGGCGGCTGGAACGCATCGACCTGGGTCTCGCCTCGCGCGCGGACCTGCTCGATGCCGTCAGGCGGGTCATCGCCACACGAGGAGGCCGTCTGGACCGGGCCCACCCGTTCGTCGACACCCAACTGGCCGACGGCAGCCGCCTGCACGCGGTCATCGAGCCGATCGTGCCAGCCGGGCCCGTGGTCACCATCCGGCGCTTCGACCGACGGCAGCTGGGGTGGGCCGATCTGGAGCACTCCGGTGCGGTCCCCGGTCCCGCCGCAGCGATCCTGCGCCAGCTCGTCGCGGAGCGCCGCGGACTCGTCGTCTGCGGGCGAACCGGTGTCGGCAAGACCACGCTGCTGCAGTTGCTGCTGGGCCAGGTGAGCCACAGCGAACGGGTGGTCCTCATCGAGGACGCCCCCGAACTGCAACCCGCCACCGCCCATCTCGTCCGGCTGCAGACCCGTCCTGCCAGCGCCGAGGGAGCCGGCGAGATCGACGCCGGCACGCTGGTCCGCCAGGCGCTGCGCATGCGGCCTGACCGCATCGTCGTGGGAGAGGTACGAGGCCGCGAGATCGCCGACGTCCTGCAGGCGCTGGTGACCGGCCACGAAGGCTGCATGACGACCGTGCACGCCAGCTCGGCCGAGGAGGCGCTGGTCCGACTGGAGGGGCTGGCGCTGTTGGCAGGCCTCCCCCTCGCGGCGGCCAGAGCGCAGATCGCGGCGGCCGTGGACGCGGTGGTGGCACTGGGTCGCGACCAGGAGGGCCGACGCGGTGTGACCCAGATCGCAGCGATTCGGTCCGACGGCGATCGTCCGACCGCGACACCGCTCTGGGAGCGGCAGTGA
- a CDS encoding ATP-binding protein yields MTDWTTLRVPASAHVVGIARAMTVASASGSGLAPERVDDVRTCTSEAVTNALQAHRRAEVTLPIVVRTQVDGDSFVVEVGDCGNGLSVTESDLTVTPADPSDIAELAEGGFGIPVMRELSDGFDVRPGGLLDPAIGTTIRMAFELTADEPAETGTSLNV; encoded by the coding sequence GTGACTGACTGGACCACACTACGCGTCCCGGCTTCCGCCCACGTCGTGGGCATCGCACGCGCCATGACCGTTGCGTCGGCCAGCGGGTCCGGCTTGGCGCCGGAGCGGGTCGACGACGTTCGCACCTGCACCAGCGAAGCGGTGACCAACGCGCTCCAGGCGCACCGCCGGGCCGAGGTGACCTTGCCGATCGTGGTCCGCACCCAAGTCGACGGCGACAGCTTCGTCGTCGAGGTGGGGGACTGCGGCAACGGCCTGAGCGTGACGGAGTCAGACTTGACGGTGACGCCCGCCGACCCTTCCGACATCGCCGAACTGGCGGAGGGTGGGTTCGGCATCCCGGTGATGCGCGAGTTGAGTGACGGGTTCGACGTCCGGCCCGGCGGCCTGCTCGACCCGGCCATCGGCACGACTATTCGGATGGCCTTCGAACTCACGGCCGACGAGCCAGCCGAGACCGGCACCTCGCTGAACGTCTGA
- a CDS encoding STAS domain-containing protein, which produces MTIDDRDDDRSVVAVSGEVDVYTAPTLREHLNGRIADGATDLVVDLSDVGFMDSTGLGVLVGALKRLRQAGGDMQVICTSEPVLKIFRITGLEGVLGVVTSPEELSSSD; this is translated from the coding sequence ATGACCATTGACGACCGCGACGATGACCGCTCCGTGGTCGCCGTCTCAGGTGAGGTCGATGTCTACACCGCACCCACGCTTCGGGAACACCTCAACGGCCGCATCGCTGACGGTGCGACGGATCTGGTGGTCGACCTGAGCGATGTCGGGTTCATGGACTCAACTGGTCTCGGGGTATTGGTCGGGGCGCTCAAACGGCTCCGCCAAGCCGGAGGAGACATGCAGGTGATCTGCACCTCCGAGCCGGTGCTGAAGATCTTTCGCATCACCGGCCTCGAAGGTGTGCTCGGCGTCGTCACCTCACCGGAGGAGCTATCCAGCAGTGACTGA
- a CDS encoding response regulator transcription factor, which produces MSDRRVLIADDTEDMRALVSIVLLGAGVTIVGQGKDGNEALELWRTSRPPRLHAVILDQRMPGRTGLEVAEEILAEDPEQRIILLSAHVDPEMTAAAEALGITAVVPKEDILGLPEHLAFPG; this is translated from the coding sequence GTGAGCGACAGGCGCGTCCTCATCGCCGATGACACCGAGGACATGCGCGCACTGGTCAGCATCGTCCTGCTCGGCGCCGGCGTGACCATCGTCGGTCAGGGCAAGGATGGCAACGAGGCTCTGGAGCTGTGGCGCACCTCGCGACCGCCGAGGCTCCACGCCGTCATCCTGGACCAGCGCATGCCCGGCCGCACCGGACTCGAGGTGGCTGAGGAGATCCTGGCCGAGGACCCCGAGCAGCGCATCATCCTCCTCTCCGCGCACGTCGACCCGGAGATGACCGCGGCCGCCGAGGCCCTCGGCATCACCGCCGTGGTGCCCAAGGAGGACATCCTGGGGCTGCCGGAGCACCTCGCGTTCCCCGGCTGA
- a CDS encoding DUF4244 domain-containing protein has protein sequence MNTTTAIPTTGAPTASAGVADRLRAVHTDETGSQAMEYGALAAGGCGLIGVLVQLLSSDTVQDRLSGVVTGVIDQLGTMLGGIF, from the coding sequence ATGAACACCACCACCGCCATTCCAACGACCGGCGCCCCGACCGCAAGTGCAGGCGTCGCCGACCGGCTGCGGGCCGTTCACACCGACGAGACCGGATCCCAGGCCATGGAGTACGGCGCGCTCGCGGCCGGCGGCTGCGGCCTCATCGGGGTGCTGGTCCAGCTGCTGTCATCCGACACGGTGCAGGACCGGCTCTCCGGTGTCGTGACCGGCGTCATCGATCAGCTGGGCACCATGCTCGGCGGGATCTTCTGA
- a CDS encoding sulfite exporter TauE/SafE family protein, protein MPTRSDGGGQGVRTATWPPVSGLEIVFVALAALLGGAAQSILGFGVAFTTVPALALTTPELIPGAPLVAFLPMTVAMAFRESKQIDRDAAIRVAVARVPGIALGTLAVLVLSADGISVAVAVVMLVAVISTGLGWTVSVTPANERLAGLVSGFSGTATGLGGPPLAVLYRHRSPGEVRPTLASIFVPGILLALLGLALTGSLTLLQVQTGLVLAVAVATGMVVATPLLTRLSDETVRAGLLVWAGGGSLAALGQVLLG, encoded by the coding sequence GTGCCGACCAGGTCCGACGGCGGCGGCCAGGGCGTGCGGACGGCAACATGGCCGCCAGTGAGCGGCCTCGAGATCGTGTTCGTCGCACTCGCCGCTCTCCTCGGGGGTGCGGCGCAGTCCATCCTGGGCTTCGGCGTCGCGTTCACGACCGTCCCTGCCCTGGCCTTGACCACGCCGGAGTTGATCCCGGGTGCCCCGCTCGTCGCTTTCCTCCCGATGACCGTCGCGATGGCGTTCCGGGAGAGCAAGCAGATCGATCGCGACGCGGCCATCAGGGTGGCCGTGGCTCGTGTGCCCGGGATCGCACTTGGGACCCTCGCAGTCCTGGTGCTGAGCGCCGACGGCATCAGCGTCGCCGTCGCCGTCGTGATGCTCGTTGCCGTCATCTCCACCGGTCTGGGATGGACCGTCTCCGTCACGCCGGCAAACGAGCGCCTCGCCGGCCTCGTCAGCGGCTTCAGCGGCACTGCGACTGGGCTGGGCGGTCCGCCCCTCGCCGTGCTGTACCGACACCGCAGCCCGGGAGAGGTACGACCGACACTGGCCAGCATCTTCGTGCCCGGCATCCTGTTGGCGCTGCTCGGCCTGGCTCTGACGGGCAGCCTGACCCTCCTCCAGGTCCAGACCGGGCTGGTGCTCGCCGTCGCAGTCGCCACTGGCATGGTTGTGGCCACGCCGTTGCTGACCCGACTGTCGGACGAGACCGTCCGCGCTGGCCTGCTGGTCTGGGCGGGTGGTGGCTCGTTGGCCGCCCTCGGGCAGGTCCTCCTCGGCTGA
- a CDS encoding class E sortase, translating into MTQPTGLLQPDPVGRDVGGTTLIGYLLDAARLRPAGRRLLTLFSLALFMVGLSVFAFPLTTDIYTTQLVQRPLADQFTSPEIVERYTTRTIQTGDPLTQMVIPALDVDVVVVEGTSPAALRAGAGHYPNTPLPGEEGNVAIAGHRTTYGKPLNELDLLDVGEEIQLVTPLSIHTYRVVAAPADSGRRCANDACWIVDPDQWEVVAPLDGAMLTLTTCHPKNSFAERLILRAELVGSEPRVFDDEGTPLPVDQTAAAAEVRRS; encoded by the coding sequence ATGACCCAGCCGACCGGACTTCTGCAACCCGACCCCGTCGGCCGGGACGTCGGCGGCACGACGCTGATCGGGTACCTGTTGGACGCAGCCCGACTTCGACCCGCCGGCCGCAGGCTGTTGACCCTCTTCAGTCTGGCCCTGTTCATGGTGGGCCTGAGCGTCTTCGCATTCCCGCTCACCACCGACATCTACACGACCCAGCTGGTCCAACGACCCCTGGCCGACCAGTTCACCTCACCGGAGATCGTCGAGCGGTACACCACACGCACGATCCAGACCGGGGACCCCCTGACCCAGATGGTCATTCCCGCGCTGGACGTCGATGTCGTGGTGGTGGAGGGCACCTCACCAGCCGCCCTCCGAGCCGGCGCCGGCCACTACCCGAACACCCCGCTGCCCGGTGAGGAGGGCAACGTGGCCATCGCCGGACACCGGACCACCTACGGCAAGCCGCTCAACGAACTCGACCTGCTCGACGTCGGCGAGGAGATCCAGCTGGTCACGCCACTGTCGATCCACACCTATCGGGTGGTCGCGGCACCAGCCGACTCCGGGAGGCGCTGTGCCAACGATGCCTGCTGGATCGTCGACCCCGATCAGTGGGAGGTCGTTGCACCGCTGGACGGCGCGATGCTGACCCTGACCACCTGCCACCCCAAGAACTCCTTCGCCGAACGGCTCATCCTCCGAGCCGAACTCGTCGGGAGCGAACCCCGGGTCTTCGACGACGAGGGCACCCCGCTGCCCGTGGACCAGACCGCCGCCGCCGCTGAGGTCAGGCGATCATGA
- a CDS encoding class I SAM-dependent methyltransferase, translating into MDALLRATVNTYDACAEEYLAAWKDRRPRDSARTFARMAGDGALVLDVAGGPGVDVRLLRDVGLKAASGDLSSECMRVARTFFPKGLLARWDYRSLPFADNQFSGIWAPAALQHLPRRAILPAMREFRRVQATGPIFVTFPEGESDMAPMEDPPAGMVQVTSVTPEELQALLLRLGYVDVEVESRPDPRGIAQRWSYGVGIAPV; encoded by the coding sequence GTGGATGCACTGCTGAGAGCAACGGTCAACACCTACGACGCCTGTGCGGAGGAGTACCTGGCGGCCTGGAAGGATCGGCGACCGCGGGACAGCGCCCGCACGTTCGCCCGGATGGCCGGGGATGGTGCCCTGGTCCTCGACGTCGCGGGTGGACCCGGTGTGGATGTCCGGCTGCTGCGGGACGTCGGCTTGAAGGCGGCCTCGGGCGACCTGTCGTCGGAGTGCATGCGGGTGGCCAGGACCTTCTTCCCCAAGGGTCTGCTGGCGCGCTGGGACTACCGCAGCCTCCCGTTCGCCGACAACCAGTTCTCCGGGATCTGGGCGCCGGCCGCGCTCCAGCATCTGCCCCGGCGGGCGATCCTCCCGGCTATGCGCGAGTTCCGTCGGGTTCAGGCCACGGGGCCGATCTTCGTCACCTTCCCTGAGGGCGAGAGTGACATGGCACCCATGGAGGACCCGCCAGCGGGCATGGTCCAGGTGACGAGCGTCACGCCGGAAGAGCTGCAGGCGCTCCTGCTCCGGCTCGGCTACGTCGACGTGGAGGTGGAGTCCCGTCCGGATCCCCGCGGGATCGCCCAACGCTGGTCCTACGGCGTGGGGATCGCGCCGGTGTAG
- a CDS encoding fibronectin type III domain-containing protein: protein MSRWIIGRGVALGAVVALIVLGVLLSVAPVQAQPDQRVEEPAASATIDDTFVVAAIVRPDGDRAIARVEARLSGPSSLLVELDPIDRSADGGQRWAATVDPLVPDRTLANGSYRVEIRSVSDDGAEQEWVGHDIAVAVPPARPTLSAAPLSSSARQVRLTWDPVRLPDFLGYRIERRPHAAGGAWTTAHQVTQAGTGAVVDTVPAEGEYRYRLAVLRRSGADQAAGDESAVDEGATQELQATSPTIGVRATTADPGVFTPPAEGPAPPAAGDPDPGSGDPPAPVAGAGPIIRADTPDPVEAPAPQPVAPGQPAGQAAAVGQPTPVPEPAQAVVPEPEPQDPPTEAPATPQAPDLGETVFEDRLPFAETASELTLTESETAFIDGSLTPGGTLAVYTEQTHDQTHDVLTATAGGLVIVLLSAHVLRFATAARRRGG, encoded by the coding sequence ATGAGCCGCTGGATCATCGGGCGTGGCGTTGCCCTGGGGGCGGTCGTCGCCCTGATCGTGCTCGGCGTGCTCCTGAGCGTCGCTCCGGTGCAGGCACAGCCCGACCAGCGGGTTGAGGAACCCGCTGCCAGCGCCACCATCGACGACACCTTCGTCGTGGCCGCCATCGTCCGACCTGACGGCGACAGGGCCATAGCGAGGGTCGAAGCCCGCCTGAGCGGACCCTCCAGCCTGCTGGTCGAGTTGGACCCCATCGACCGCTCCGCCGACGGTGGGCAGCGGTGGGCGGCCACAGTCGACCCGCTCGTGCCAGACCGGACGTTGGCCAACGGCAGCTACCGGGTCGAGATCCGCAGCGTCAGCGACGACGGCGCAGAGCAGGAGTGGGTGGGGCACGACATCGCGGTGGCCGTCCCGCCCGCTCGTCCGACGCTCTCCGCAGCGCCGCTCTCCTCGTCAGCTCGACAGGTTCGGCTCACCTGGGACCCGGTCAGGCTCCCCGACTTCTTGGGCTACCGGATCGAGCGTCGACCACACGCAGCCGGCGGCGCGTGGACGACCGCGCACCAGGTCACGCAGGCGGGAACAGGTGCGGTGGTCGACACCGTTCCGGCCGAGGGGGAGTACCGTTACCGACTTGCCGTCCTCCGGCGCAGTGGTGCGGACCAGGCCGCCGGAGATGAGTCCGCTGTTGATGAGGGAGCGACGCAGGAGTTGCAAGCAACCTCACCCACCATCGGCGTACGAGCCACCACAGCCGACCCCGGGGTCTTCACACCACCGGCAGAGGGACCTGCCCCGCCCGCAGCGGGCGATCCGGACCCTGGGTCCGGTGACCCGCCCGCCCCGGTCGCGGGGGCGGGCCCGATCATCCGCGCCGACACACCCGACCCGGTCGAAGCCCCGGCTCCTCAGCCGGTGGCACCAGGGCAGCCGGCCGGTCAGGCCGCGGCGGTCGGGCAGCCCACGCCGGTCCCCGAGCCGGCGCAGGCGGTGGTGCCTGAACCGGAACCGCAGGATCCGCCCACGGAGGCCCCAGCCACCCCTCAGGCACCCGACCTCGGCGAGACCGTCTTCGAGGACCGTCTGCCGTTCGCCGAAACGGCCTCCGAGCTGACCCTGACCGAGAGCGAGACAGCCTTCATCGATGGAAGTCTCACCCCGGGTGGAACCCTGGCGGTCTACACCGAGCAGACCCACGATCAGACCCACGACGTGCTCACCGCCACCGCCGGGGGGCTCGTGATCGTGTTGCTGTCCGCACACGTCCTCCGCTTCGCGACCGCGGCCAGACGACGAGGCGGTTAG
- a CDS encoding type II secretion system F family protein, with the protein MTTLLRRAGAGDADLAQADVLVVQAVLAAGASPLEALREVDHPVIRDAVAAVDAGGSLGEWLAADDGDAPRAPAAVSLVRALSLSDRLGSAAGPAADAVLDGLAAAERGRRLTRTRSAQAVHSARFLIGLPPVAGLGLLVLDPAVRQFWLAGSGLLIVLVAIVLIGSALLWIRRLLAHVADAAGNVDPLADTTAKPARAAATVTVAVVGAVAGGVLVGLLGAAVVWATAPHLRQRLVQPAEEAWPTLSPADARQLPTVEAIELLALALSSSAPLPTACALVGEACAGPTGRVFDRVAAGLHMGADPDEAFPEPLAEVARLLSLTRRWGAPSAKALRLLAADLRTRAASAAEEAAERLAVRLVFPTTLLLVPAFGLLVVVPLAVSMLSGLQLGG; encoded by the coding sequence GTGACCACGCTGCTGCGACGCGCAGGTGCAGGAGACGCCGATCTGGCCCAGGCCGACGTCCTGGTGGTGCAGGCCGTCCTGGCCGCCGGTGCGTCACCACTCGAGGCCCTCCGCGAGGTGGACCATCCCGTCATCCGGGATGCTGTCGCTGCCGTCGATGCCGGTGGCTCCCTCGGCGAGTGGCTGGCCGCAGACGATGGCGACGCACCGCGAGCCCCGGCGGCCGTGTCGTTGGTCCGGGCTCTCTCGCTCAGCGACAGACTCGGGTCGGCGGCCGGACCGGCGGCCGACGCGGTCCTCGACGGCCTTGCGGCAGCAGAGCGCGGTCGGCGCCTGACCCGGACGCGGTCGGCCCAGGCGGTGCACAGCGCCCGGTTCCTGATCGGGCTGCCACCCGTCGCCGGTCTGGGTCTCCTCGTACTCGATCCTGCGGTTCGGCAGTTCTGGCTGGCCGGCTCGGGCCTGCTCATCGTGCTCGTCGCGATCGTCCTGATCGGCAGCGCCCTGCTCTGGATTCGGCGGCTCCTGGCCCACGTCGCCGACGCCGCCGGGAATGTGGACCCGCTGGCCGACACGACCGCGAAGCCAGCCCGGGCGGCCGCCACCGTGACCGTCGCCGTGGTCGGAGCGGTGGCCGGCGGCGTTCTGGTCGGGCTGCTCGGTGCCGCGGTGGTGTGGGCAACAGCACCACACCTCCGACAGCGCCTGGTCCAGCCGGCGGAGGAGGCATGGCCGACCCTGTCACCCGCCGACGCCCGGCAGTTGCCGACCGTGGAGGCCATCGAGTTGTTGGCCCTGGCCCTGTCCAGCTCCGCCCCGCTGCCAACGGCCTGTGCCCTGGTCGGAGAAGCCTGCGCGGGCCCAACCGGGCGGGTCTTCGACCGGGTGGCCGCCGGACTGCACATGGGCGCCGATCCGGATGAGGCATTCCCCGAACCGCTCGCCGAGGTGGCACGCCTCCTGTCACTGACCCGTCGCTGGGGTGCCCCGAGCGCGAAGGCACTGCGCCTGCTGGCAGCAGATCTTCGAACTCGGGCCGCGTCAGCGGCGGAGGAGGCCGCCGAACGGCTCGCCGTCCGGCTGGTCTTCCCCACAACCCTGCTGCTCGTACCGGCCTTCGGGCTGCTGGTCGTCGTCCCGCTTGCGGTGTCGATGCTCAGCGGTCTGCAGCTCGGCGGGTAG